A window of Polyodon spathula isolate WHYD16114869_AA chromosome 22, ASM1765450v1, whole genome shotgun sequence contains these coding sequences:
- the LOC121296974 gene encoding RELT-like protein 2 isoform X2: MADEESAPQGEAPDHTPPYIIFLLVLFFFLTGLLGFLICHVLKKKGYRCRTGEPEEEESEGKLTREDTEDCVPDDQAEDQDTVEQIVKCIIENEANAEALKEMLVNQEPAERTDPRFSRQDSAGSLPPHHHTVHSGSERTACHHCNQSRAKRARGRARAPRSKTRLRETTVFSVGRFRVTHIGKKSGNQEKTGQSEQAEGDTLQKDGKVGQSETESHEKCSLREMFKDTPTDDTNALRFTNIPTLYN; encoded by the exons ATGGCGGACGAGGAGAGCGCTCCACAGGGGGAGGCCCCGGACCACACCCCCCCCTACATTATCTTCCTCCTGGTCCTGTTTTTCTTCCTCACCGGCCTGCTGGGCTTCCTCATCTGCCATGTCCTGAAGAAGAAGGGGTACCGCTGCCGGACAGGGGAgcctgaggaggaggagagtgagGGCAAGCTGACCCGGGAGGACACCGAGG ATTGTGTTCCAGATGATCAGGCAGAGGACCAGGACACAGTGGAGCAGATAGTGAAGTGCATCATTGAGAATGAAG CGAATGCAGAAGCCCTGAAGGAGATGCTGGTGAACCAGGAGCCAGCGGAGCGGACAGACCCGCG gTTTTCTCGACAGGACAGCGCTGGCAGCTTGCCGCCCCATCACCACACGGTGCACTCCGGCAGCGAGCGCACAGCCTGCCACCACTGCAACCAGAGCCGGGCCAAGAGAGCGCGGGGGCGAGCGAGGGCTCCCCGGAGCAAGACCCGCCTGAGAGAGACCACCGTCTTCTCAGTGGGGAG GTTCAGGGTGACCCACATTGGTAAAAAGTCTGGAAATCAGGAGAAAACCGGACAATCAGAACAAGCCGAGGGTGACACCCTGCAGAAGGATGGCAAAGTCGGACAATCGGAGACAGAGTCGCATGAGAAGTGCAGCCTTCGAGAAATGTTCAAAGACACGCCCACTGATGACACAAATG ccctCAGATTCACAAACATTCCCACTCTGTACAACTGA
- the LOC121296974 gene encoding uncharacterized protein LOC121296974 isoform X1, with protein sequence MADEESAPQGEAPDHTPPYIIFLLVLFFFLTGLLGFLICHVLKKKGYRCRTGEPEEEESEGKLTREDTEDCVPDDQAEDQDTVEQIVKCIIENEANAEALKEMLVNQEPAERTDPRFSRQDSAGSLPPHHHTVHSGSERTACHHCNQSRAKRARGRARAPRSKTRLRETTVFSVGRFRVTHIGKKSGNQEKTGQSEQAEGDTLQKDGKVGQSETESHEKCSLREMFKDTPTDDTNGAFQRGTEPMGEEVSLEMGGGNDGESHVEGLKNGTVQTESTDKGTSQTDSTHNGTAQTKDTNNGTAQTKDTNNGTAQTKDTNNGTVLKDPNNGTAQTKYTDKGTAQTGHIGGDGAARSKRLHHGTVVIGGAAGREFRYSRVQTEDEEVAQTEDSKDDMVQMEDIKDCKVSQEEGGEEPQRGQCVESNNRKRGAAHAPHKW encoded by the exons ATGGCGGACGAGGAGAGCGCTCCACAGGGGGAGGCCCCGGACCACACCCCCCCCTACATTATCTTCCTCCTGGTCCTGTTTTTCTTCCTCACCGGCCTGCTGGGCTTCCTCATCTGCCATGTCCTGAAGAAGAAGGGGTACCGCTGCCGGACAGGGGAgcctgaggaggaggagagtgagGGCAAGCTGACCCGGGAGGACACCGAGG ATTGTGTTCCAGATGATCAGGCAGAGGACCAGGACACAGTGGAGCAGATAGTGAAGTGCATCATTGAGAATGAAG CGAATGCAGAAGCCCTGAAGGAGATGCTGGTGAACCAGGAGCCAGCGGAGCGGACAGACCCGCG gTTTTCTCGACAGGACAGCGCTGGCAGCTTGCCGCCCCATCACCACACGGTGCACTCCGGCAGCGAGCGCACAGCCTGCCACCACTGCAACCAGAGCCGGGCCAAGAGAGCGCGGGGGCGAGCGAGGGCTCCCCGGAGCAAGACCCGCCTGAGAGAGACCACCGTCTTCTCAGTGGGGAG GTTCAGGGTGACCCACATTGGTAAAAAGTCTGGAAATCAGGAGAAAACCGGACAATCAGAACAAGCCGAGGGTGACACCCTGCAGAAGGATGGCAAAGTCGGACAATCGGAGACAGAGTCGCATGAGAAGTGCAGCCTTCGAGAAATGTTCAAAGACACGCCCACTGATGACACAAATGGTGCGTTCCAGAGAGGGACTGAGCCAATGGGCGAGGAAGTCAGCTTGGAGATGGGGGGAGGCAATGATGGGGAATCCCATGTGGAGGGGCTAAAGAATGGCACAGTCCAAACCGAGAGCACAGATAAAGGCACATCACAAACAGACAGCACCCATAATGGGACAGCCCAAACCAAGGACACTAATAATGGCACAGCTCAAACCAAGGACACGAATAATGGCACAGCTCAAACCAAGGACACTAATAATGGCACAGTTCTAAAAGACCCCAATAATGGCACAGCTCAAACCAAGTACACTGATAAAGGCACTGCCCAAACAGGGCACATTGGTGGTGATGGTGCAGCACGAAGCAAACGTCTTCATCATGGTACAGTTGTGATTGGTGGAGCAGCCGGCAGGGAGTTCCGTTACAGCAGAGTCCAAACGGAGGACGAAGAGGTGGCACAGACAGAGGATTCGAAAGACGACATGGTTCAGATGGAGGACATTAAAGACTGTAAAGTGAGccaggaggaggggggagaggagccTCAGCGAGGCCAGTGTGTGGAGAGCAACAACCGCAAGAGGGGCGCCGCCCACGCCCCCCACAAGTGGTGA